The Polaribacter tangerinus genome has a segment encoding these proteins:
- the panC gene encoding pantoate--beta-alanine ligase: MKIFNTKKDITNCLLEYKTKKQPIGFVPTMGALHQGHLSLIKEAKAENEVVVVSIFVNPTQFDNSSDLEKYPKTLEKDIELLKSINCDFLFAPTVDEIYAENIISESFNFDGLEHQMEGEFRTGHFNGVGTIVKALFQIIMPNNAYFGEKDFQQLQIVKKMTEQQKLPVVVKGCEIYREKDGLAMSSRNVRLTKEHRKAAPFIYKTLLQVQTLFTQKSILEINSWVKKEFEKQPLLKLEYFCIANTQTLQAATNKKQDTEYRAFMAVFAGEIRLIDNIKLENCN; this comes from the coding sequence ATGAAAATTTTTAATACAAAAAAAGACATAACAAACTGTCTTTTAGAATATAAAACAAAAAAACAACCCATTGGCTTTGTGCCAACTATGGGAGCTTTACACCAAGGGCACTTGTCTTTAATAAAAGAGGCAAAGGCAGAAAATGAAGTGGTTGTAGTGAGTATTTTTGTAAATCCGACACAGTTCGATAATTCGAGCGATTTAGAAAAATATCCTAAAACCCTAGAAAAAGATATTGAGCTGTTAAAAAGTATAAATTGCGATTTCTTATTTGCTCCTACTGTTGATGAAATATATGCAGAAAATATAATATCTGAAAGCTTTAATTTTGATGGTTTAGAGCATCAAATGGAAGGAGAATTTAGAACTGGACATTTTAATGGTGTTGGAACCATAGTAAAAGCACTATTTCAAATAATAATGCCAAATAACGCATATTTTGGTGAAAAAGATTTTCAGCAATTACAAATTGTAAAAAAAATGACTGAACAACAAAAGTTACCAGTTGTTGTGAAAGGTTGTGAAATTTACAGAGAAAAAGACGGACTAGCAATGAGTTCTAGAAATGTAAGACTTACAAAAGAACATAGAAAAGCAGCTCCATTTATATACAAAACCCTGCTACAAGTTCAAACATTATTTACTCAAAAAAGTATTTTAGAAATTAATAGCTGGGTAAAAAAAGAATTTGAAAAACAGCCTTTGCTAAAATTAGAATATTTTTGCATTGCAAACACCCAAACTTTGCAAGCTGCAACAAATAAAAAGCAAGACACCGAATACCGTGCATTTATGGCAGTTTTTGCAGGAGAAATTAGACTTATAGACAATATTAAATTAGAGAATTGTAACTAA
- the panD gene encoding aspartate 1-decarboxylase, translated as MLVQVVKSKIHRVKVTGADLNYIGSITIDEDLMDAANIIEGERVQIVNNNNGERLETYAIPGPRGSGEITLNGAAARKVAKGDVLILIVYGFMELEEAKNFKPSLVFPNEEDNTLT; from the coding sequence ATGTTAGTACAAGTAGTAAAATCTAAAATCCACCGTGTAAAAGTTACAGGTGCAGATTTAAATTACATAGGAAGCATAACCATTGATGAAGACTTAATGGATGCTGCCAATATTATTGAAGGCGAACGCGTTCAAATTGTAAATAATAACAACGGAGAACGTTTAGAAACCTATGCAATTCCGGGTCCAAGAGGCAGCGGTGAAATCACTTTAAACGGCGCCGCGGCAAGAAAAGTTGCCAAAGGTGATGTATTAATTTTAATAGTTTATGGCTTTATGGAGTTAGAAGAAGCCAAAAACTTTAAACCTTCATTGGTTTTTCCTAATGAAGAAGACAATACCTTAACTTAA
- a CDS encoding glycogen/starch synthase, giving the protein MKDKRILYVSSEVVPYLPETELSSTAFNAAKNAHSKGVQTRIFMPRFGVINERRHQLHEVIRLSGMNLVVNDMDMPLIIKVASIPKERMQVYFIDNEEYFKRKAVFTDEDDALFEDNDERAIFFAKGVVETVKKLNWAPDIIHVHGWMASLLPLYLREFYNEEPLFTESKIITSIYNNPFEGNLDEKLADKLTFDLHKNNKIETVKVPSHTNILKSAIENSDAIIHGSEDISEELVSFIESKEIPVLGFQEENFKESYLNFYADLVAAQ; this is encoded by the coding sequence ATGAAGGACAAGAGAATATTATATGTTTCCTCAGAAGTAGTTCCCTATTTACCGGAAACAGAGTTATCATCAACCGCATTTAATGCGGCTAAAAACGCGCATTCTAAAGGAGTACAAACCAGAATTTTTATGCCAAGGTTTGGTGTAATTAACGAAAGAAGGCACCAGTTACATGAAGTAATTCGTTTATCTGGGATGAATTTGGTTGTAAATGACATGGATATGCCATTGATTATTAAAGTAGCCTCTATTCCAAAGGAAAGAATGCAAGTTTACTTTATAGATAACGAAGAGTATTTTAAAAGAAAGGCTGTTTTTACAGATGAAGATGATGCATTGTTTGAAGATAATGATGAGCGTGCAATATTTTTTGCAAAAGGAGTTGTAGAAACTGTTAAAAAGTTAAATTGGGCGCCAGATATTATTCATGTTCATGGTTGGATGGCCTCTTTGCTACCACTTTATTTAAGAGAGTTTTACAATGAAGAGCCATTGTTTACAGAAAGTAAAATAATTACGTCTATATATAACAATCCATTTGAAGGTAATTTAGATGAAAAGTTAGCAGATAAATTAACTTTCGATCTTCATAAAAATAACAAAATTGAAACTGTAAAAGTCCCTAGCCATACTAATATTTTAAAGAGTGCCATCGAAAATTCTGATGCAATAATTCATGGTAGTGAAGATATTTCAGAAGAATTGGTTTCTTTTATTGAGTCTAAAGAAATTCCGGTTTTAGGATTTCAAGAAGAAAATTTTAAAGAAAGTTATTTAAATTTTTATGCTGATTTAGTTGCAGCGCAATAA